Within the Hevea brasiliensis isolate MT/VB/25A 57/8 chromosome 2, ASM3005281v1, whole genome shotgun sequence genome, the region AATCTCTGCCTGAGAGGTCCCTTGGCTGGAGTTCGACCAAGAGGTGACTGCTTTATTCCATTCCCAGCAGCAGGTTTCTTTTGATGTACCCGTGGTTTTGACGGCAAATTTTGACCTACTGATAAGGCCTTTGAAATTGAAACCTGGAAATTGTTAATAGATGAAATAATCAACAGCTAGAACTTTAGAACTTATGCAAGAAACACTCCCTCAATGCCCAAGCAGAATAATGACAAGTATAACTCATTGCttggaaaatttttcaaaaaagcaAATAAAGGGGAAATTTTCTTTCTAAAAATTTTTATGGATATTTAAGGGCTACAAAAAAAGAACACAtaagaaagaaaaattattaagagGTTGCCAGATTGCAATATGAGAACCGATCAGgaatttgtttaaaaaaaaaagagagaattcTTCCTGGAATAGACAAGACAAAGTCACATAAAAGAGACCTTATTTGTTGCAGAGCAAGCAAGGATTGGTGGGCGTCTTCCAAGTTGAGACCGAGATTGATCTAAAACACGGAAACATCCAGCACGTCTAATATCCCAAAATCGTATGGCACCATCACATCCACCAGTAATTAAAACAAACTCACTTGAAGTTGACCATTCCACTGTCATAACACCATCTGCAATCAAGGAAATAGCAAAATGTTCTTAATGACACCGTGATGGTAGTTTACTTATGAGCTACACTACTTATAATATCATATTGCGGTGAGATATAAATACATAAattgaggagaaaaaaaaataaaacaaaatggcACTGGTAATATGAACATCCTATTCTGATATCTAAATCATCTGTTTCTCCTcctcttccatatatatatatatatgatattcATGGTTCTCCAGCCCCTACTTTCAGGTTATCTGCCTGATAATAATAATTAgtacctcaaaaaaaaaaaaaagaaaaagtccaATTGTAACAAAGATATATCCAGATTTTGTTTTTCAATTTCAATAACTTCAGGAGATACTTCATTCAAGGTTTCTATTACTCATTGCATGCTGATTTCTCATCAGTTTGAgagaacaataataataataagaagaagaagaagaagattgaTTGACAAGCAGCATACCACGGTGACCAGACAGCGTGTGGGCAAATGCACCTGAAGCAATATCACAAAGTCGAACTTGAACATCTTCAGTTCCTGCAGCTATCAGCATGTGAGATGTCGCTAATGGGGACATCGCAGTTCTATAAACCTTTCCAGGCATTTTAAAATTCACCACCGCCTACcataaataaaaacaaataaataattaacaaaaataattaagTCTTAATCCCAAATTAATTGGAGTTGGCTAATAAAATCCCAAATTAATTGGAGTTGACTAATAAATCATTTTTCGCAATTCAGCTAtgaaaaaacaaataaataattaaacattaaaaaaaaaaattaacaaacatGTTTGAAGCAAAGCAAGCATAATACCTGAGTGGTATTAGTATCCCAGACTTTTATATAGTGATCATAAGAACCAGTGATGAAAAGCCCTGTATCCACAGGATACCATATAGCAGAAGAAATGGCAAATTTATGTCCACTTTCATGTTGCTTGTCAACAGCAAATAAGCACTTGTGCTTAGCAATAAGACCTCTTCCTTCATAATCCGTAGCCCGCTGAATATCAAAACATGCGGCTGATGCATCTGATGCACCAGATAACAAATATCGCCCCTCTGTCAAATCGACCTGatttcatgatcaaaacacattgCCTATATCCGCTGATCAAAATTAATTTGCAAAATTGAAATTATGTACCTGAAGAGAGTTGATTGATCCTCTGTGAGGTGAGACGATGTCCTTGCAATTAGAGAGCTGGAGATCAGCGATCCTGTTTGATTTAATTCGATTGGTGAAGGAATTAGGGCGGGTTTTTCCCGCTTCTCTGTCTCTGATTTCCCTCCACATTTTCGAGGCATCTTTAGCCTCCAGAAGAGGTGCGATGCGATGCGATGCGATTGAGATCAATTCCAAatagcttcttcttcttctttcttcagcTCCTTCTGCTGCTTGAGCTTGTTTGCTCCTGGAAGATGGAAACAATGGATGACATTACAACGGACGTCCAGTTAAGGTTAAGCAACCTGGGCCCAATTATTATTTGGGACGGTTTATAAAGTCGGCCCATTCAAGTTTAGAAGGATTCGACTTGAGAAGCTCGCGTACAAAACGGGGATCATACCTGTTTAATACTACTGTTGAGCtgttgttaaaaaaattattttttttaaatatattatttaaagagttataaaaataattaaaaattaaatttaataaattttaatcataaaaatattaaaataataaaataatttttttaaattaatttttttaataatatttaaaataatactttttatTCATAAAATCAATTTTAACATTTGAAACTCAATAATGGTGAGATGCCTCTGGATATTTTTTTCTTATATATGTTTTCAAAATatgtatatttttaattatttattaataatttaatcgatataattattatatacatAATAAATATGCTGTAGTTGTTGAGTATAATGAAACTTATCATAATCGATTTTTAAAATACAattgtatttaataaaattttcaatttataaaagtgatttatatatgttatatataatattatgaaaatttaaatttaaaaaaaaaaatctttataaGGCTtgtgaaattgtaaataaatcaATAAATGATGTATTTTTGcaagtttataaattaaataaaaatataattataaaaatgctTGTGCATCATTACGCTTTAATCAAGtgctttaattttaataatttagattaaatatctcaaattgagtacaattttttttaatgactGATATTAAAGGTGACAAATGGATTAGGTTGGACTGTTTAGACTATTTCAAATTATGACTCAGCTTAATTTTACTCATCGATTTGCCATATATAAAGAActttgaattaatttaattatatgtcatttttatcaaaatattaatttttattagaaaaatttTGAAGAACTATATCATAAAAACTACAATTCATCAACAATttattatgtaaatattatttaatttttatcttttaatttttttaattaattttaatattgtacatgatttattttatattttagtcTTATGtgattgattatttttgtaagtTATAATTGGGAATTAAAAAGTCTTCATTATTATTTacacaaaaaataattaatttatttattaattatttttaggctcaagaattaattaaattaattttttgtaaaattaattttattttattaatttaattaatttatgacctgaaataattaataactaaATATCTAGTGGTTATTGGATGGTTATCTAAAAAAAGGTAGTTGATAGCAGTTCCAAATAGTGGGCATATAACTACTGGTAACCGCAGAACGTGATAAAGTATCTTTCATAGTCTTATAGATACTTGAAAATAAAACTATAAGAGTTAGATATGCTGCAAAGTGAAGGAGCCTCCAACACATCAAACAACAACAGCAATAGACTCCAgcatttttttatctttattttatcaatcttttaattttctaaaactcttgcatttaattttaagtattgTACTTTTCTTTTAAGCAATCAAAATATTCAATTCCAGTTTACTTGCCTTTAATTACTTGTTATTCGTGAGATTGGCAAATAGGGGTAAGCATTATTCAGTTCAAATCGAATTAAATCACAATAATTCGGTAATTcggttcaatttttaaaattattcggttcgattcaattttatattacaaaaattttagttattttcgGTTCCATTcgattttgaagaaaaaaatctattaaaccgaaccaaaccaaatatttttattgattttttatttgatttatttttatggggaatttatgaattatatgtaattatatatatatatatatatatataattgtttaatttcattgattaatagttattaggtttAAATCAAGGTCAAAatcagaccaaataacttgaaaatcaagtctaaattaaaaaataataaaaaatcaaaactgaTCTGTTTGAACCAAACTGAACCAAAATAGAGCAgtttgattcgattcaatttttcatccattttggttTGGTTCTGTTTCTAAATTTTGTAATTCGGTTTTCATGATTTAATTTGATTCAGTTCGGTttggtttgaaccgaatgctcacccctattaATGAAGCTGCGTACAATAAAGTTAGTTCCCACAATCATTTGATCTGAGAAGTCAGAGCTCAATCCCATGCGATATACTCAGTATCTGGCAGGCCCGAGCATTTTCTAAGCTGTTAGCCAGCCAAATTATttcttaagaaaataatttttagcaTGCCCAATGGGACCATatctcatttccatgcatttttcAAAACAACAAATACTACTGCTTTTGTTTTTTTACAAGCAACACCATGCCTCCGAAAATCAGAAGCGTTCTTGGCAAAGAAACTACTGGGTCTCAGGACACAGAAGGAAGTCCTACTACAGAAGGCCTAAATGTTTAAGCTTCTCTCATGATTGAACACCTTGAAAGGACGTTAGGCCCCCAAGAAGAAGAAATTCAAAATCCAGTTGCTGCAGAAAACTGTATGTACCTTGTCTACTAACCCAATTCAAGGATGAAATGAGATTTGCAAATGAAT harbors:
- the LOC110661966 gene encoding WD repeat-containing protein ATCSA-1; the encoded protein is MWREIRDREAGKTRPNSFTNRIKSNRIADLQLSNCKDIVSPHRGSINSLQVDLTEGRYLLSGASDASAACFDIQRATDYEGRGLIAKHKCLFAVDKQHESGHKFAISSAIWYPVDTGLFITGSYDHYIKVWDTNTTQAVVNFKMPGKVYRTAMSPLATSHMLIAAGTEDVQVRLCDIASGAFAHTLSGHRDGVMTVEWSTSSEFVLITGGCDGAIRFWDIRRAGCFRVLDQSRSQLGRRPPILACSATNKVSISKALSVGQNLPSKPRVHQKKPAAGNGIKQSPLGRTPAKGPLRQRLHPGMLSSQDRATAHYGAVTGLKITEDGMYLLSAGSDSRMRLWDVESGCNTLVNFETVRLQTSKAIQLATTQDSSLVFVPCMTAVKAFDVWSGMTSMTFRGHYEYVNCCWFNSQDQEIYTGGNDRQILVWSPSRLIANEMDTGPAEDQDNWSD